From Erwinia sp. HDF1-3R, one genomic window encodes:
- the gabP gene encoding GABA permease has product MSAFPSENGAMSHGLKPRHVRMLSIAGVIGAGLFVGSGHAIAAAGPAVLLAYLAAGALVVVIMRMLGEMAVDSPDTGSFSTYADKALGRWAGFTIGWLYWWFWVLVIPLEANAAATILNAWFPQIAIWMFTLAITLVLTGTNLLSVKNYGEFEFWFALIKVIAIVAFLVVTALAVTGMLPHSGVSGVSHLWDTHGFMPNGMGAVMAAILTTMFSFMGTEIVTIAAAESKNPGTEVTKATNSVIWRIALFYLLSIFFVVALVPWNTPALAKVGSYQTVLQAMNIPHARLIVDLVVLVAVCSCLNSALYTSSRMLYSLARRKDAPRAAGRTDAKGTPRVAVLLSTAAAFITVIANYLAPAAVFEFLLASSGAVALLVYLVIAASHLVMRKQREARGEKITYRVWLFPGLTWLTIGFIITILTVMIFSVEHRSEMIATAVLALTVVIIGRIVHSRQTVAKRTRLKPLHSSDHL; this is encoded by the coding sequence ATGTCAGCGTTCCCATCTGAAAATGGTGCAATGTCACACGGCCTGAAACCACGCCACGTCCGTATGCTGTCGATTGCCGGTGTTATTGGTGCCGGTCTGTTCGTCGGTTCCGGTCACGCCATTGCCGCTGCGGGGCCTGCCGTCCTGCTTGCCTACCTGGCAGCCGGTGCGCTGGTGGTGGTGATTATGCGTATGCTGGGCGAAATGGCGGTCGACAGCCCCGATACGGGGTCGTTTTCGACCTATGCGGATAAAGCGCTTGGCCGCTGGGCCGGTTTTACCATTGGCTGGCTGTACTGGTGGTTTTGGGTGCTGGTGATCCCGCTTGAGGCAAACGCCGCCGCCACCATTCTTAATGCCTGGTTTCCGCAGATCGCCATCTGGATGTTTACCCTGGCGATCACCCTTGTCCTGACCGGCACCAACCTGCTTAGCGTAAAAAACTATGGCGAATTTGAGTTCTGGTTTGCGCTGATCAAAGTTATTGCCATTGTTGCCTTCCTGGTTGTCACGGCGCTGGCGGTCACGGGGATGCTGCCCCACAGCGGCGTCAGCGGCGTTTCTCATCTGTGGGATACGCACGGTTTTATGCCTAACGGTATGGGTGCGGTCATGGCCGCGATTCTGACCACCATGTTCTCCTTTATGGGAACCGAAATCGTCACTATCGCCGCCGCCGAGTCAAAAAACCCGGGGACCGAGGTCACCAAAGCAACCAATTCCGTTATCTGGCGCATCGCCCTGTTTTATCTTCTGTCGATCTTCTTTGTCGTCGCGCTGGTTCCCTGGAACACGCCCGCGCTGGCTAAGGTTGGCTCGTATCAGACCGTGCTGCAGGCGATGAATATCCCTCACGCCCGGCTAATTGTTGATCTGGTGGTGTTAGTGGCGGTATGCAGCTGTCTGAATTCCGCGCTCTATACGTCTTCACGCATGCTCTATTCACTGGCCCGCCGTAAGGATGCCCCGCGCGCCGCTGGCCGGACGGACGCAAAAGGCACGCCACGGGTGGCGGTACTGCTCTCCACCGCGGCAGCGTTTATTACCGTGATTGCGAATTACCTCGCACCCGCTGCCGTATTCGAGTTCCTGCTCGCCAGCTCAGGCGCCGTTGCCCTGCTGGTTTATCTGGTGATAGCCGCATCTCATCTGGTGATGCGCAAACAGCGCGAAGCGAGAGGAGAGAAAATCACCTATCGGGTCTGGCTTTTCCCGGGGCTAACGTGGCTGACCATCGGGTTTATCATTACCATCCTGACGGTGATGATCTTCTCGGTTGAACACCGCTCCGAGATGATTGCCACCGCCGTGCTGGCTCTGACCGTGGTGATTATTGGCCGGATAGTACACAGCAGGCAGACGGTGGCAAAGCGAACCCGGCTTAAGCCTCTGCACTCATCGGATCATCTCTGA
- the gabT gene encoding 4-aminobutyrate--2-oxoglutarate transaminase yields the protein MSVKKNSMQQRKEQAIPRGVGVLCDWYVQRAENATLWDDTGRAWIDFAGGIAVLNTGHRHPHVEDAIARQLQLFTHTAFQITPYQSYVELAERINRAVPIAGPAKTAFFTTGAEAVENAVKIARSHTKRHGIITFGGGFHGRTFMTMAMTGKVAPYKRDFGPMPASVWHGRYPSAAHGISVDDALNSLHDIFSQDIAPEDVAAIVLEPVQGEGGFRIAPTEFLLRLRELADRHGILLIADEVQSGFGRTGRLFAMEHHPVKADLITMAKSLAGGMPLSAVSGRAEVMDSPTPGGLGGTYAGHPLAVAAAHAVLDVIEKEQLCERAQDLGARLMAFLHQAQKSDCGISDVRGVGSMVAVEFYHADAAKAVQQQAMDQGLLLLTCGPAGNVIRFLYPLTIPDEQFTQALAILSQVLGMHTADSASPAVTA from the coding sequence ATGAGCGTTAAAAAAAATAGTATGCAGCAGAGAAAAGAGCAGGCAATCCCGCGTGGTGTCGGCGTCCTCTGTGACTGGTATGTCCAGCGCGCTGAAAACGCCACCCTGTGGGACGATACCGGACGGGCGTGGATCGATTTTGCGGGCGGCATCGCGGTTCTGAATACCGGACATCGTCATCCGCATGTTGAAGACGCGATTGCGCGTCAGCTACAGCTTTTTACCCATACCGCCTTCCAGATCACCCCCTATCAGAGCTACGTTGAGCTGGCCGAGCGCATTAACCGCGCCGTGCCAATCGCGGGGCCAGCCAAAACGGCGTTTTTTACCACCGGCGCTGAGGCCGTGGAAAACGCCGTGAAGATAGCCCGCTCCCACACTAAACGGCACGGCATTATCACCTTTGGCGGCGGCTTTCATGGCCGCACCTTTATGACCATGGCGATGACCGGAAAAGTCGCGCCCTATAAGCGCGATTTCGGCCCGATGCCCGCCTCAGTGTGGCATGGCCGCTATCCCAGCGCGGCGCATGGCATTAGCGTGGACGATGCTCTCAACAGCCTGCACGACATTTTTAGTCAGGATATCGCGCCGGAAGACGTGGCGGCTATCGTGCTGGAACCGGTCCAGGGTGAAGGCGGCTTTCGCATCGCCCCTACGGAGTTTTTACTTCGCCTGCGCGAGCTGGCGGACAGGCACGGCATTTTGCTGATTGCCGATGAGGTGCAGAGCGGCTTTGGCCGTACGGGCAGGCTGTTTGCGATGGAGCATCATCCGGTAAAAGCCGATTTGATCACCATGGCGAAAAGCCTGGCGGGCGGGATGCCGCTTTCAGCGGTGTCGGGTCGTGCAGAGGTGATGGACAGCCCCACGCCGGGCGGGCTGGGCGGCACCTATGCCGGTCATCCGCTGGCCGTTGCCGCCGCACACGCGGTACTCGACGTTATCGAAAAGGAGCAGCTCTGTGAGCGGGCACAGGATCTCGGCGCCCGGCTGATGGCGTTCCTGCATCAGGCGCAGAAGTCCGACTGTGGAATCAGCGACGTCAGAGGGGTCGGTTCGATGGTGGCCGTGGAGTTTTACCATGCGGACGCGGCGAAGGCGGTGCAGCAGCAGGCCATGGATCAGGGCCTGCTGCTGCTGACCTGTGGCCCGGCTGGCAATGTGATCCGCTTCCTTTACCCACTGACCATCCCCGACGAACAGTTTACCCAGGCGCTGGCGATCCTGTCCCAGGTGCTGGGGATGCATACCGCTGACAGCGCAAGCCCTGCCGTCACGGCCTGA
- a CDS encoding PLP-dependent aminotransferase family protein, which produces MRTLYADHISERLQLMQEGTLQQRLLKCLQAAILEGVFPLESRLPATRDMARELGVSRNTVIFVYESLTSQGYVTARTGSGTWIAATLPESCLQSGETLTAVTANANPLSRLSKRGASLIGHATASPHQWGAFVPGAPDVTAFPHKLFSQIQARLNRQPSVDRLIYSSDGGCPDLRQALAGYLRIARSVKADADQILITEGIHQAVDLVSRVLCDRGDWVWIEEPGYWGTRNLLRINDLKIHPVPVDDQGLVVDLPAGTPTPRMIFVTPSHQYPLGVHLSPERRLQLLALAKRHNSWIVEDDYDSEFRFSGQPYPSLQGLKADAPVIYMGTFSKTLYPALRIGYMVVPKALIAPLRVAASELYRGGHLLVQRALAEFIEEGHYAAHIRRVRLLYQQRRRFLCRLIGQYLGDRFLASCDHDAGLHLVIRLPQGSDDVAIAALALRRGVKVRPLSQYYMQLQHERGLLLGYACVNEKQALRAFGILKSCLTDSGISLC; this is translated from the coding sequence TTGCGTACGCTATACGCGGATCACATATCTGAACGCCTGCAGCTTATGCAGGAAGGAACACTCCAGCAGCGGCTGCTTAAGTGCCTGCAGGCCGCTATTCTGGAAGGGGTCTTCCCCCTTGAAAGCCGCCTGCCCGCTACGCGTGACATGGCGCGGGAACTGGGGGTATCGCGTAATACCGTGATTTTCGTCTATGAAAGTCTGACCTCTCAGGGGTATGTCACAGCCCGCACGGGCAGCGGGACGTGGATTGCCGCCACGCTGCCGGAGAGCTGCCTGCAAAGTGGCGAGACCCTTACCGCTGTCACGGCTAACGCCAACCCGCTCTCGAGGCTGTCAAAGCGAGGTGCCAGCCTTATCGGCCATGCCACCGCTTCCCCGCATCAGTGGGGGGCATTCGTCCCCGGCGCGCCGGACGTTACGGCATTCCCTCACAAGCTTTTCAGCCAGATCCAGGCGCGGCTAAACCGCCAGCCCAGCGTTGACCGGCTCATCTACAGCAGCGACGGCGGCTGCCCGGATCTGCGGCAGGCGCTGGCCGGTTACCTGCGCATTGCCCGTTCAGTCAAGGCCGACGCCGACCAAATCCTGATAACGGAGGGCATACATCAGGCGGTCGATCTGGTTTCCCGCGTACTGTGCGATCGGGGCGACTGGGTATGGATTGAGGAGCCGGGATATTGGGGAACGCGCAATCTGCTGCGGATAAACGATTTAAAAATCCACCCGGTGCCGGTGGATGATCAGGGGCTGGTGGTTGACTTACCCGCTGGCACGCCGACGCCCAGAATGATATTCGTTACCCCTTCTCACCAGTATCCGCTGGGGGTGCATCTCAGCCCGGAAAGAAGGCTGCAGCTGCTGGCGCTGGCGAAGCGGCACAACAGCTGGATAGTGGAAGATGATTACGACAGCGAATTCCGCTTTTCCGGGCAGCCTTATCCTTCGTTGCAGGGCCTTAAGGCGGATGCGCCGGTGATCTACATGGGCACCTTCAGCAAAACGCTCTATCCGGCACTGCGCATTGGCTACATGGTGGTGCCTAAAGCGCTGATCGCCCCGCTGCGGGTAGCGGCCTCGGAGCTTTATCGCGGCGGCCACCTGCTGGTGCAGCGGGCGCTGGCAGAATTTATTGAAGAGGGACATTACGCGGCGCATATCCGCCGCGTGCGGCTGCTCTATCAGCAGCGCCGCCGTTTTCTCTGCCGACTGATCGGGCAATATCTCGGCGATCGCTTTCTGGCATCATGCGATCATGACGCCGGGCTGCACCTGGTCATCAGGTTACCCCAGGGCAGCGACGATGTGGCTATCGCGGCGCTGGCCCTGCGGCGGGGCGTCAAGGTGCGGCCCCTTTCCCAGTACTATATGCAGCTTCAGCACGAGCGCGGCCTGCTGCTCGGCTATGCCTGTGTGAATGAAAAACAGGCTCTGAGAGCCTTTGGAATATTAAAATCCTGCCTGACTGACTCGGGGATTTCGCTATGTTGA
- a CDS encoding alpha/beta hydrolase gives MSMDPQVKRVLAEMAKADGPSIDELTPAEMRLFYATVGEQLGGEARNMAEVKNLSAPGPAGAIPLRLYRPLDLDSTPQPGLIYLHGGGWVIGSLDTHDKVCRRLAETCGCIIVAVDYRLAPEHPFPAGPEDVIASSRWILQNAETLGLDPARIGIAGDSAGGSLSAVACLANREMSGPGLCCQVLIYPSTDNSAEGEQRLSRLEQAQTPPLNANAMQKMVKSYLPVAADANDWQASPLLANDHSGLPPALVITGGFDPLRDEGIAYAHSLINAGVEVLHRHYAGQVHGFIEMGGALDAVGDAMQVIAAWFSRCHGDKQSTPSGKG, from the coding sequence ATGTCTATGGATCCGCAGGTCAAACGGGTACTGGCTGAAATGGCTAAGGCCGACGGCCCTTCAATTGATGAACTGACGCCGGCGGAAATGCGTCTTTTTTATGCCACGGTCGGTGAACAGCTGGGTGGCGAGGCCCGGAATATGGCCGAGGTAAAAAACCTCTCTGCCCCGGGCCCAGCCGGAGCCATTCCGCTTCGTCTTTACAGACCGCTGGACCTGGATAGCACGCCTCAACCCGGATTAATTTATCTGCACGGCGGGGGTTGGGTTATTGGTAGCCTGGATACTCACGACAAGGTATGCCGCCGACTGGCCGAGACATGCGGCTGCATCATCGTCGCGGTAGATTATCGGTTAGCGCCCGAGCATCCCTTTCCTGCCGGGCCTGAAGACGTCATTGCCTCCAGCCGCTGGATCCTGCAAAACGCCGAAACACTGGGCCTGGACCCCGCCCGTATCGGTATCGCCGGTGACAGCGCTGGCGGTAGCCTCTCTGCCGTAGCCTGTCTGGCCAATCGTGAGATGTCAGGGCCAGGGCTATGCTGTCAGGTGCTGATTTATCCCAGTACCGATAACAGTGCTGAGGGCGAGCAACGTTTATCACGTTTAGAGCAGGCACAAACGCCTCCTTTGAATGCGAACGCGATGCAGAAAATGGTCAAAAGCTATCTGCCTGTCGCCGCCGACGCTAATGACTGGCAGGCTTCCCCGCTGCTGGCTAACGATCACTCGGGCCTTCCGCCTGCCCTGGTGATCACCGGTGGCTTTGACCCACTGCGCGACGAAGGCATTGCCTATGCGCACAGCCTGATTAATGCCGGGGTTGAGGTGCTGCATCGACATTATGCGGGCCAGGTTCATGGTTTTATCGAGATGGGCGGTGCCCTCGATGCGGTAGGGGATGCGATGCAGGTTATCGCCGCCTGGTTTTCCAGATGCCATGGCGATAAACAATCAACACCATCCGGAAAGGGATAG
- a CDS encoding PhzF family phenazine biosynthesis isomerase has protein sequence MMSLKQSLAALPAGKVVTVDVFAAGPHGGNPAPVVLNASAMSDEDMQAVARQTGHESGFVKAAPAGSDYDFSLHFWVPNHEMEMCGHVTVGTVWLMTSLGILTRDKATILTRSGKVYARIVRSAIADKFRVEITQPAGQISAIPRSEVLQPEILSLLGIKPDQLADVPVINACTSRIKTLVPLKDSQTLHNLQPNFSLIAELCQHLDSTGLYPYAPDRENPGRFFARQFPKSSGYQEDAATGIAAAALAFGLRHGGQIDPQQKQVIICQGQAMGRPSQIEVTFRFNSRGEAEGCWLGGDVRYSEEHSG, from the coding sequence ATGATGAGTTTAAAACAGTCGCTGGCTGCGTTGCCCGCCGGAAAGGTCGTTACGGTCGATGTGTTTGCTGCCGGACCTCATGGGGGAAACCCGGCACCAGTCGTCTTAAATGCCAGCGCGATGAGCGACGAGGATATGCAGGCTGTCGCTCGCCAAACCGGTCATGAAAGCGGTTTTGTTAAAGCGGCACCGGCGGGCAGCGATTATGATTTTTCGCTGCATTTCTGGGTTCCCAATCATGAAATGGAGATGTGCGGGCACGTGACCGTCGGAACGGTGTGGCTGATGACCAGTCTGGGGATATTAACGCGGGATAAAGCGACCATTCTTACGCGCAGTGGCAAGGTTTATGCCCGCATCGTGCGCAGTGCCATTGCAGATAAGTTCAGGGTTGAGATCACCCAACCCGCGGGGCAGATTTCAGCTATACCCCGTAGCGAAGTATTACAGCCAGAAATTCTGTCGCTGCTCGGCATCAAACCCGATCAGCTGGCAGATGTACCTGTCATCAACGCCTGCACCAGCCGGATTAAAACGCTTGTGCCACTCAAAGACAGTCAGACTTTACATAATTTACAGCCAAATTTTAGCCTTATTGCCGAACTCTGTCAGCATCTTGATTCAACCGGCCTGTACCCTTACGCCCCCGACAGGGAGAATCCGGGCAGGTTCTTTGCTCGTCAGTTTCCCAAATCCTCAGGCTACCAGGAAGATGCCGCGACCGGGATTGCCGCTGCGGCACTGGCATTTGGCCTGCGCCACGGCGGGCAGATAGACCCTCAGCAAAAGCAGGTGATTATCTGTCAGGGACAGGCGATGGGCCGCCCGTCGCAGATAGAGGTGACCTTCCGCTTTAATTCACGGGGCGAAGCCGAAGGCTGCTGGTTAGGTGGAGATGTGCGCTATAGCGAAGAGCATTCAGGGTAA
- the tssB gene encoding type VI secretion system contractile sheath small subunit codes for MSNSYQSEIPKARVNIQLSLHTGGAQKKVELPLKLMVVGDYSNGAEQRPVSERETVSINKNNFDNVLSEYSPSVNLSVKNTLAGDGSEENVSLSFSEMKDFEPEQIARQIPQLKAMLAMRNLLRDLKANLLDNATFRKELEKILLDPMLSAELRAELSALAPKQPYGAEAA; via the coding sequence ATGTCTAACTCCTATCAGTCCGAGATCCCCAAAGCCCGCGTTAATATCCAGTTAAGCCTGCACACGGGCGGCGCTCAGAAAAAAGTCGAATTGCCCCTCAAGCTTATGGTGGTGGGGGATTACAGCAATGGTGCCGAGCAGCGCCCGGTGTCTGAGCGTGAGACTGTCAGCATCAATAAAAATAACTTCGATAACGTGTTATCTGAATACTCTCCCTCAGTAAACCTTTCCGTAAAAAACACCCTGGCGGGTGACGGCAGTGAAGAAAACGTCAGCCTTTCCTTCAGTGAAATGAAAGACTTCGAACCTGAGCAGATTGCCCGTCAAATCCCCCAGCTCAAGGCCATGCTCGCCATGCGTAATCTGCTGCGCGACCTGAAGGCTAACCTGCTGGACAACGCGACATTCCGCAAAGAGCTGGAAAAAATTCTGCTCGATCCGATGCTCAGCGCTGAACTCAGAGCCGAGCTGTCTGCTCTGGCACCGAAACAGCCATATGGGGCAGAAGCAGCGTGA
- a CDS encoding Hcp family type VI secretion system effector, protein MAIPVYLWLKDDGGADIKGSVDVKDREGSIEVIAQDHCLYIPTDNNTGKLTGTRIHTPFLFTKEIDSSSPYLYKAVTTGQTLKSAEFKWYKINDAGQEVEYFNTKLENVKLVKVAPKMHDVKDPSFEKHNHLEAIELRYEKITWTYKDGNIIHSDSWNERATA, encoded by the coding sequence ATGGCTATTCCTGTTTATCTTTGGCTGAAAGACGACGGCGGTGCGGACATTAAAGGTTCCGTCGATGTGAAAGATCGTGAAGGCAGCATCGAAGTGATTGCACAGGATCACTGCCTGTACATCCCGACCGACAATAACACCGGCAAGCTGACCGGGACCCGTATTCACACCCCGTTTCTGTTCACTAAGGAAATCGACTCCTCCAGCCCGTACCTGTACAAGGCGGTGACCACCGGTCAGACCCTGAAGTCTGCCGAATTCAAGTGGTACAAGATCAACGATGCGGGCCAGGAAGTGGAGTATTTCAATACCAAACTGGAAAACGTCAAGCTGGTGAAAGTCGCGCCGAAAATGCACGACGTCAAGGATCCCTCCTTCGAGAAGCATAATCACCTCGAAGCCATCGAACTGCGTTACGAAAAAATCACCTGGACCTACAAAGACGGCAACATCATTCATTCCGATTCGTGGAACGAACGCGCCACCGCCTGA
- a CDS encoding AAA family ATPase has translation MENPAILLRRLNPYCARAMEGAASLCQTRAHAEIQPEHWLLKLLEQGEGDLTVLARRYEWDMDALWQDLLGWLDNQPRSVRRRPQLSADIQKLMQEAWMLASLAGEKSIRSVHLLMALTENQKLAHCDGLWPLLTLGMSQLSRLLPLLDAQSDERPDLQLEAELTQDHGSEVEFVGRPAGAELKEGELNPALQNALDKFTLDVTLSRRYLTGRQLPDKAIDLLDTAAARVRMSLDTLPEAMVHLKAQLTALELEEKALLEDMSVGGNTHSDRLAVIEQQRQERTDALEQLETRFTEEKGLSERLMACRQSVRSEKGNQADIHNLQAQLDTLQQDNVLIQLDVDTRTVANVIADWTGVPLSSLMKDEQTELLNLEREIGKRVVGQDVALNAIAQRLRAAKTGLTSESGPQGVFLLVGPSGTGKTQTALTLADVLYGGEKSLITINLSEYQEPHTVSQLKGSPPGYVGYGQGGILTEAVRKRPYSVVLLDEVEKAHRDVMNLFYQVFDRGFMRDGEGREIDFRNTVILMTSNLGSDHLMQLLDEQPEATEGDLHELLRPILRDHFQPALLARFQTVIYCPLNETAMRTIVEMKVDQVSQRLHRHYGLKTEIDESLYDALTAACLLPDTGARNVDSLLNQQILPVLSQQLLTHMAAKQKPQTLTLGWDEDDGIELVFGHDEATHKQ, from the coding sequence ATGGAAAATCCAGCCATCCTGCTGCGACGTCTGAACCCTTACTGTGCCCGTGCGATGGAAGGCGCGGCTTCGCTTTGCCAGACCCGAGCGCACGCGGAAATCCAGCCAGAGCACTGGCTGCTGAAACTGCTGGAGCAGGGCGAAGGTGACCTGACGGTGCTGGCGCGTCGCTACGAGTGGGATATGGATGCGCTGTGGCAGGATTTGCTCGGCTGGCTGGATAATCAACCGCGCTCGGTACGCAGACGCCCGCAGTTATCCGCTGATATCCAGAAACTGATGCAGGAAGCCTGGATGCTGGCCTCGCTTGCCGGAGAGAAGAGTATCCGCAGTGTTCACCTGCTGATGGCGCTGACGGAAAACCAGAAACTTGCCCACTGTGATGGTCTGTGGCCACTGCTGACGCTCGGGATGAGCCAGCTCTCCCGGCTGCTGCCGCTGCTTGATGCGCAGTCTGATGAGCGTCCGGATTTGCAACTGGAAGCCGAACTGACCCAGGATCACGGCAGCGAGGTGGAATTTGTCGGCCGTCCTGCCGGGGCAGAGCTGAAAGAAGGGGAACTCAACCCGGCCCTGCAAAATGCGCTGGATAAATTCACCCTCGACGTCACGCTCTCCCGCCGTTACCTGACCGGTCGTCAGCTGCCTGACAAAGCGATCGACCTGCTCGATACCGCGGCGGCACGCGTACGTATGAGCCTGGATACCTTACCGGAAGCGATGGTTCATCTGAAAGCGCAGCTAACGGCGCTGGAGCTGGAAGAGAAGGCGCTACTGGAGGATATGTCGGTCGGTGGCAATACACACAGTGACCGTCTGGCCGTCATCGAACAGCAGCGCCAGGAGAGAACCGATGCCCTGGAGCAGCTTGAAACCCGCTTCACGGAGGAAAAAGGCCTCAGTGAACGGCTGATGGCCTGCCGTCAGTCTGTCCGTTCAGAGAAGGGGAATCAGGCCGACATCCATAATCTGCAGGCGCAGCTGGATACCCTCCAGCAGGATAATGTGCTGATTCAGCTGGATGTGGACACCCGCACCGTGGCCAACGTGATTGCTGACTGGACCGGGGTGCCGCTCTCCTCACTTATGAAGGACGAACAGACCGAACTGCTGAACCTGGAAAGGGAAATTGGCAAGCGCGTCGTGGGCCAGGACGTTGCGCTCAACGCCATCGCCCAGCGTCTGCGTGCCGCCAAAACCGGACTCACGTCCGAGAGCGGCCCGCAGGGCGTGTTCCTGCTGGTTGGCCCGAGCGGCACCGGGAAAACACAAACCGCACTCACCCTGGCCGATGTGCTGTACGGCGGTGAAAAATCCCTTATCACCATCAATCTGTCGGAGTACCAGGAGCCGCATACCGTTTCCCAGCTGAAGGGCTCACCGCCGGGCTACGTCGGTTACGGCCAGGGCGGCATCCTGACCGAAGCGGTGCGCAAGCGTCCGTACAGCGTGGTGCTGCTCGATGAAGTCGAAAAAGCGCACCGCGACGTGATGAACCTGTTTTACCAGGTGTTCGACCGCGGCTTTATGCGTGACGGCGAAGGACGCGAAATCGACTTCCGTAACACTGTTATTCTGATGACCTCCAACCTTGGCAGCGATCATCTGATGCAACTGCTGGATGAACAGCCGGAAGCCACTGAAGGCGACCTGCACGAACTGCTGCGCCCCATTCTGCGCGACCACTTCCAGCCAGCACTGCTGGCCCGTTTCCAGACCGTGATTTACTGCCCGCTGAATGAGACCGCGATGCGCACCATCGTGGAGATGAAAGTTGACCAGGTGAGTCAACGCCTGCACCGGCATTATGGTCTGAAAACGGAAATCGATGAGAGTCTGTATGACGCCCTGACCGCCGCCTGCCTGCTGCCGGACACCGGCGCGCGTAACGTTGACAGCCTGCTCAATCAACAAATCCTGCCGGTACTGAGCCAGCAGCTGCTGACGCACATGGCGGCAAAACAGAAACCGCAGACACTCACCCTGGGGTGGGATGAAGACGACGGGATTGAACTTGTATTCGGTCATGATGAAGCGACTCACAAGCAATAA
- a CDS encoding lysozyme inhibitor LprI family protein, translating to MMFRKLALLVAVGVFSNAANAGLFDSNDFKCGRVDAVKALSDYIRNDASGLLQSDFLTKNKYGYDKPVSTYQSALNSIVLNITNVSTDGSRSYGLNCRATISLKIPQETLDVVSNAPGYLRSVTGAYGKINNGSVVWNDVSYNAKLADNNKDIIFSNFSRSDISDVMFNVSVLAENKERIVKALSQSSLGQAQSNYKNADRELNALWKELPDSARNALKNEQLTWINDKVKKCGKISDASSETMDVSQRTGIYQCQAKMTNERISYLSGNNN from the coding sequence ATGATGTTCAGAAAATTAGCCTTATTGGTTGCAGTTGGTGTGTTCTCCAATGCGGCAAATGCCGGGTTGTTTGATTCCAATGATTTTAAATGTGGAAGAGTTGATGCAGTTAAAGCGCTTTCTGATTACATCAGGAATGATGCATCAGGTTTGCTTCAGAGTGATTTTTTGACCAAAAATAAATATGGATATGACAAGCCTGTTTCAACATATCAGAGCGCGCTTAACAGCATCGTCTTAAATATTACAAATGTGTCGACGGATGGGAGTCGGAGCTATGGTCTGAATTGTAGAGCGACCATATCACTGAAAATTCCTCAGGAAACACTGGATGTAGTAAGTAACGCCCCTGGTTATTTACGTTCTGTCACGGGCGCGTATGGGAAAATCAACAATGGTAGCGTGGTCTGGAACGATGTTAGCTATAACGCGAAGCTTGCAGACAATAACAAAGACATCATTTTCAGCAATTTCAGCAGAAGTGATATTTCCGACGTGATGTTCAATGTCAGCGTATTAGCTGAAAATAAAGAGCGAATCGTCAAGGCCCTCTCTCAGAGTTCCCTGGGCCAGGCACAATCAAATTATAAAAACGCGGACAGAGAATTGAATGCACTATGGAAAGAACTCCCTGACTCAGCAAGAAATGCACTGAAAAATGAGCAGTTGACTTGGATTAATGACAAAGTAAAAAAATGCGGAAAGATTTCTGATGCATCTTCAGAAACGATGGATGTCAGCCAAAGAACGGGCATTTATCAATGTCAGGCTAAAATGACAAATGAACGCATTTCTTATTTGAGCGGAAATAATAACTAA